Proteins from one Ranitomeya variabilis isolate aRanVar5 chromosome 1, aRanVar5.hap1, whole genome shotgun sequence genomic window:
- the LOC143806838 gene encoding uncharacterized protein LOC143806838 yields MSSPVSSSDEEFQPRQSEVDHVSESTSTEGQRGTEQRSQGPGGRRQRVSQRDDDRIDNDLLISLVQERVPLWDSRDKQHAVNSVLRRLWSEVAQALWDGWENSTPRVRNAFVEKVRTRWRSMKDRFNCDLRAEKSAASGSGARHRLYKYHRVLAFLRPVLLMRTTHCTTVATGAGAVLQPEATDPSQPSSSAAPGGSSTLTGDQGAGPSGLPLSQSSFAAPILAGSSRQRQRASDRSLMPEFLHLSSVLHDAIKALGDRMDANHNLLNCRIQDVAKSVDQLKADLNKPAQHFFNQILEGMSEHLSPDLQLSVMQACNVAFVQAMQQSQSRNVAAYPTVPSLSQVNTIPTSAAYHCTATSIPSTGVLHYSANTMTSAVGHPTATTVTTAAPAWTSSADTTRTQDPGMAYRAGTLPMQQDPSMQYRTGPPQMQQDRGLAYRTGPTPMQQDRGVAYRTGPTPMQQDRGVAYRTGPTPMQQDRGVAFLAGHPPMQQDPSMAYRTGPPMMQHDQAIPFQAGPTLMQQDTSMALCSPPPAMQQDTVMGFVSPPPPTRHQDPGRVFVSPPPTRHQDPGVSLSFPPLDSDIAERSTMETDCVEPGPDVSPAHTVQHSPRRLPPTRKTQRKTGKTHKKQKTLIIPPPSPTDVSQHSSVSQAPHVLSPIPELPDPSSFVAHSPATSASSMVSQASVLNTPQLRYSTPSRRGSTRRGTKK; encoded by the exons atgtcttctccggtttcctcgtctgatgaggagttccagccacgtcaatcagaagtggatcacgtgagcgag agcacttcaacagagggacagagaggtactgagcagcggagtcaaggtccaggtggaagacggcagcgg gtttcacaacgggacgacgaccggattgataatgacctgctgatcagtctggtccaggagcgagtcccgttgtgggacagccgggataaacagcacgccgtcaatagtgttctccgtcgtttgtggagtgaggtggcccaagcgttgtgggatggctgggagaattccacgccacgggtccgtaatgcatttg tggaaaaagtaaggacacgttggcgttccatgaaggaccgcttcaactgtgacctacgtgcagagaagagtgcagctagtggttccggagcaaggcaccggctctacaaataccaccgtgtgttggccttcctgagaccggtccttctcatgagaac cacacactgcacgactgtcgccacaggtgctggagcggtccttcagccggaagccacggacccgtcccagccatccagcagcgcagcaccaggtgggtcttccacactcactggagaccagggggctggcccatcaggtcttcccctttcgcagtcctctttcgctgcacccattttggcgggctcatcccggcagcgacagagggcttcggataggtccctcatgcccgagtttttacacttgagctcggttttacatgatgctatcaaggctttaggtgacagaatggatgcgaaccataatctcttaaattgccgcatccaggatgtcgccaaaagcgttgatcaattgaaagccgacctcaataagccagctcagcattttttcaatcaaatcctagagggcatgtcggaacaccttagccctgatctccagctgagtgtgatgcaggcctgcaatgttgcttttgtgcaggctatgcagcagagtcagagtcgtaatgtggcggcctatccaactgtgccgtcactgtcacaagtaaacactattcctacctctgctgcataccactgcacggccacctctattccctctacaggtgtactccactacagcgccaacacgatgacgagtgctgttggacatcccaccgccaccaccgtgacgaccgctgctccggcttggacctcctccgctgacaccacgaggacgcaggaccctggcatggcttatcgggccggcaccctcccgatgcagcaggacccatccatgcaatatcggaccggcccaccccagatgcagcaggaccgaggcctggcataccggaccggacccaccccgatgcagcaggaccgaggcgttgcataccggaccggacccaccccgatgcagcaggaccgaggcgttgcataccggaccggacccaccccgatgcagcaggaccgaggcgttgctttcctggcaggacaccccccgatgcagcaggacccatccatggcgtatcgcaccgggccccccatgatgcagcacgaccaagccatacctttccaggcaggacccaccctgatgcagcaggacacatccatggctttatgttcccccccaccagcaatgcagcaggacactgttatgggatttgtttcccccccccccccaacgaggcaccaggatcctggaagggtttttgtttccccacccccaacgaggcaccaggacccaggcgtgagtttatctttccccccattggactcagacattgccgagcgctccacaatggagactgactgtgtggagccgggtcctgacgtgtctcccgcccacactgtacaacatagcccaagaagacttcccccaacccggaaaacccaacgtaaaactggcaaaacgcataaaaaacaaaaaactttgattattcctcccccatcacctaccgatgtgtctcaacattccagtgtgtctcaagcccctcatgttttaagccccatccccgaacttccagacccttcaagttttgttgcccattctcctgccacctctgcctcctccatggtgagccaggcttcagttctgaataccccccagttacgttactcaaccccaagccggcgtggttcaacccggcgcggtaccaaaaaataa